Proteins encoded within one genomic window of Bradyrhizobium sp. CB1717:
- the cobJ gene encoding precorrin-3B C(17)-methyltransferase: MTGTLTIAGLGPGSEALVTPEVSAALATATDILGYAPYVSRVPPRPGLKLHPSDNREELQRASEALRLAAEGGQVVVVSSGDPGVFAMASAVFEALEQAPQYQALPIRVLPGITAMLAAAARAGAPLGHDFCAINLSDNLKPWAVIEKRLRLAAEGDFAIAMYNPRSASRPEGFGRALAVLKESGCGERLVIFARAISAADEKIETVSLNEARPEMADMRTVVIVGNSQTRRVGRWVYAPRRVE, from the coding sequence ATGACGGGCACCCTGACCATCGCGGGCCTCGGCCCCGGCAGCGAGGCGCTAGTGACGCCGGAGGTTTCCGCCGCGCTCGCGACCGCGACGGACATCCTGGGCTATGCGCCCTATGTCTCGCGCGTGCCGCCGCGACCGGGCCTCAAGCTGCATCCATCCGACAACCGCGAAGAGCTGCAACGCGCGAGCGAGGCGTTGCGTCTGGCCGCCGAAGGCGGGCAGGTCGTCGTCGTCTCCTCGGGAGATCCCGGCGTCTTCGCGATGGCGTCTGCCGTGTTCGAGGCGCTTGAACAGGCGCCGCAATATCAGGCGTTGCCGATCCGCGTGCTGCCGGGCATCACCGCGATGCTGGCGGCCGCCGCGCGGGCCGGCGCGCCGCTCGGACACGACTTCTGCGCGATCAATCTCTCCGATAATCTCAAGCCGTGGGCGGTGATCGAGAAGCGTCTGCGGCTCGCGGCGGAGGGCGATTTTGCGATCGCGATGTACAACCCCCGTTCGGCGAGCCGGCCTGAGGGATTTGGCCGCGCGCTGGCGGTGTTGAAAGAGTCCGGCTGCGGGGAGCGCCTCGTGATCTTCGCGCGCGCGATCAGCGCTGCTGACGAGAAGATCGAGACCGTCTCGCTGAACGAGGCACGGCCCGAGATGGCCGACATGCGGACCGTCGTCATCGTCGGCAATTCGCAGACGCGCCGCGTCGGCCGCTGGGTCTATGCACCGAGGCGGGTAGAATGA
- a CDS encoding precorrin-2 C(20)-methyltransferase, whose translation MGRIICCGLGPGDPDLMSVRADRTVRGAQHVAYFRKKGRPGQARRIVEGMLASNVTEYPMEYPVTTEIAFDSPEYVQLLAGFYDEWAERLARLTRAVDVVVLCEGDPYFYGSFMHLHTRLQGRVEIEVIAGIPGMVGCWNGVGQPIALGDDVTTVLMGTLPEGELERRMRDSDALVVMKTGRNLAKVRRALASAGRLDDAWLVERGTMPGERVARLAEIDAADCPYFAIVLVHGKGRHLDAAE comes from the coding sequence ATGGGACGCATCATCTGCTGCGGTCTCGGCCCCGGTGATCCCGATCTGATGAGCGTGCGCGCCGATCGCACCGTGCGCGGCGCCCAACACGTTGCCTATTTCCGCAAGAAAGGCAGGCCGGGTCAGGCACGGCGCATTGTCGAGGGCATGCTGGCCTCCAACGTCACCGAATATCCGATGGAGTATCCGGTGACGACGGAGATCGCATTCGACAGCCCCGAATACGTGCAGCTGCTCGCCGGATTCTACGATGAATGGGCCGAGCGCCTGGCGCGGCTGACGCGCGCGGTTGACGTCGTCGTGCTCTGTGAGGGCGATCCCTACTTCTACGGCTCCTTCATGCATCTGCACACGCGCCTGCAGGGGCGCGTCGAGATCGAGGTGATCGCGGGCATTCCCGGCATGGTTGGCTGCTGGAATGGCGTGGGACAACCAATCGCGCTCGGTGATGACGTGACGACGGTGCTGATGGGCACGCTTCCCGAGGGCGAACTCGAACGCCGCATGCGCGATTCCGACGCGCTGGTCGTCATGAAAACCGGCCGCAATCTCGCAAAGGTGCGTCGCGCGCTCGCCTCCGCCGGGCGGCTGGACGATGCCTGGCTGGTCGAGCGCGGCACCATGCCGGGCGAGCGCGTGGCGCGGCTTGCCGAGATCGATGCCGCCGACTGTCCCTATTTCGCGATCGTGCTCGTGCACGGCAAGGGCCGCCATCTGGACGCGGCCGAATGA